One region of Pseudomonas alvandae genomic DNA includes:
- a CDS encoding sigma-54 interaction domain-containing protein: MQLLTLPPSPGLATSIRATAQVFADPSSQALLAHLQQVAPSDASVLIIGQTGTGKELVARHVHSLSARRDKPFVAVNCGAFSETLVEAELFGHEKGAFTGALTAKAGWFEEADGGTLFLDEIGDLPLPIQVKLLRVLQEREVVRLGSRKSIKINVRVLAATNVQLERAINAGHFREDLYYRLNVVSLVLKPLRERPGDILPLIRHFIAEYSRRLGHGEVTLDAQAQRKLLDYSWPGNIRELENVIHHTLLICRNPVIGVQDLHLSNFRIERQDLSQDSAPQTAEALLEKAFVQLLEQAQGDVHEKVEAALLRTAYRYASCNQVHTASLLGLSRNVTRSLLIRIGELVVNKRRGALSTRDGRVVNLST, from the coding sequence ATGCAGCTTCTAACCCTTCCCCCGTCCCCCGGTCTGGCCACTTCGATTCGCGCCACGGCCCAGGTTTTCGCAGACCCCAGCTCCCAGGCACTCTTGGCCCATTTGCAACAGGTGGCGCCCAGCGATGCCAGCGTATTGATCATCGGCCAGACCGGCACCGGCAAGGAATTGGTCGCGCGCCACGTCCATAGCCTCAGCGCTCGGCGCGACAAGCCGTTCGTGGCAGTGAACTGCGGGGCGTTTTCCGAGACGCTGGTGGAAGCCGAGCTGTTCGGCCATGAGAAAGGCGCATTCACCGGCGCATTGACGGCCAAGGCCGGGTGGTTCGAAGAGGCCGATGGCGGCACGCTGTTCCTCGATGAAATCGGTGACTTGCCGCTGCCGATCCAGGTCAAGTTGCTGCGCGTTCTACAAGAGCGCGAAGTCGTCCGCCTGGGCTCGCGCAAGAGCATCAAGATCAACGTGCGGGTGCTGGCGGCCACCAACGTGCAATTGGAAAGAGCCATCAACGCCGGGCACTTTCGCGAGGACCTGTATTACCGCTTGAATGTGGTGAGCCTGGTGCTCAAGCCCTTGCGCGAACGGCCCGGCGACATCCTGCCGCTGATCCGTCATTTCATTGCCGAATACAGCCGCAGGCTGGGTCATGGCGAGGTCACGCTGGATGCCCAGGCCCAGCGCAAATTGCTCGATTATTCCTGGCCGGGGAATATTCGCGAACTGGAGAACGTCATCCATCACACGCTGCTGATCTGCCGCAACCCAGTGATCGGCGTGCAGGATCTCCACCTGTCCAACTTTCGCATCGAGCGCCAGGATCTATCACAGGACAGCGCGCCGCAAACGGCGGAAGCATTGCTGGAAAAAGCCTTTGTGCAATTGCTCGAGCAAGCGCAAGGCGATGTCCATGAAAAGGTCGAAGCCGCCCTGCTGCGCACCGCCTACCGCTACGCCAGTTGCAACCAGGTCCACACCGCCAGCTTGCTGGGCCTGAGCCGAAACGTCACCCGCAGCCTGCTGATTCGGATCGGTGAGTTGGTGGTCAACAAACGCCGCGGCGCGCTGAGCACGCGGGATGGTCGGGTGGTGAACCTTTCAACCTGA
- a CDS encoding HlyD family secretion protein → MALPKKAKLISAMLLAVAVSGAVVLNRPESAAAVQSTDDAYVHADFTTVAPQVSGTVHSVLIEDNQPVNKGDLLATIDDRDFVAAVNAAKAQVASARAGIASLQAYLARQATAIRQAQAALAADEAALKLAAVNQTRYRNLADDGSGTVQARQQAEAQLSIQRARRDKSEAGLQAARQQVDVLKADLEKARATLAHAEATQAIAELKLSYTRITAPISGTIGQKSVRVGAFVNAGKPLLAIVPLDAVYITANFRETQLDRVEAGQTVEIEVDALPGKVLRGTVQSLGPASGVSYSAVAPHNATGNFTKIVQRLPVRIHIDPDQPDATRLRVGMSVTPRIRVGE, encoded by the coding sequence ATGGCATTACCAAAAAAAGCCAAGCTCATCAGTGCAATGTTGCTCGCCGTCGCGGTCAGCGGGGCTGTCGTCCTCAATCGCCCCGAATCCGCCGCCGCAGTCCAGTCCACTGACGATGCCTATGTCCATGCTGATTTCACTACGGTAGCGCCGCAGGTGTCAGGTACGGTGCATTCGGTGTTGATCGAAGATAACCAGCCGGTGAACAAAGGCGACCTGCTGGCGACCATCGATGATCGTGATTTCGTCGCAGCCGTTAACGCGGCGAAAGCCCAAGTCGCCAGTGCCCGCGCCGGCATCGCGAGCCTGCAAGCGTACCTGGCCCGACAGGCCACCGCCATTCGCCAGGCACAAGCGGCACTTGCCGCAGACGAAGCCGCGCTCAAGCTGGCGGCTGTCAACCAGACGCGATATCGCAACCTGGCCGATGACGGCTCAGGCACCGTGCAGGCGCGGCAACAGGCCGAAGCGCAACTGAGCATCCAACGGGCTCGCCGGGACAAAAGCGAGGCGGGACTACAGGCCGCCCGGCAACAAGTGGATGTGCTCAAGGCCGACCTGGAAAAAGCCAGGGCGACCCTCGCCCATGCCGAGGCCACCCAAGCCATCGCGGAACTGAAGCTTTCCTACACTCGGATTACGGCACCGATCAGCGGTACGATCGGGCAGAAATCGGTACGGGTCGGTGCGTTCGTCAATGCGGGAAAACCCTTGCTGGCAATCGTCCCGCTCGACGCCGTCTACATCACGGCGAACTTTCGCGAAACGCAACTGGATCGCGTGGAGGCTGGACAAACCGTGGAAATCGAAGTGGATGCGTTGCCGGGCAAGGTGCTGCGGGGCACGGTACAAAGCCTGGGGCCGGCCAGCGGCGTCAGCTATTCAGCCGTAGCGCCGCATAACGCCACCGGCAACTTCACCAAGATTGTCCAGCGCCTGCCCGTGCGTATCCACATCGATCCTGACCAGCCCGATGCGACGAGGTTGCGCGTTGGGATGTCCGTTACCCCGCGTATTCGTGTGGGTGAGTGA
- a CDS encoding MFS transporter: MNSVALRATAIAISEAPRAEGSKRPLVGLLGIFLAAMMAGLNIRVGALALADVRGALGFGLDDASWLTTAYSAGELIAMPFAAWFAITLSVRRLELWVLGTCTALAAMLPFIRDLDLLLALRFVQGLASGTTIPLLMMAALKFLPPPIRLYGLALYAMTATFAPNLSIWLAGHWTDSLQDWRWVYWQIIPLACIAAALIGWGLPKEPIQPQRFGRANWLGMACAVPAFGLITIALDQGIRLDWFNSPLVTASLVAGLALLAIYLLTEWHHPAPFIKLQILGRRNLGLGCTLFFFLLVVLMSSSLLPASYLATLQDYRPFQMASIGLIVALPQLILGPLVALLLYQKWVDARLVFAAGLCLIALACLCGAQLTSDWNRDQFVMAQTLQALGQPMAVVSMLFLITSVVQPAEGPFFSGTINTVRAFGSLAGAAVVGQLMVLRGRFHSEMLLDHAAMVGGALPSAPDPQQLMIVIGGESLVLSIADAYRVLGLLALLLIPLVLRMTFIPAPVIQANSPPSSSNG; this comes from the coding sequence ATGAACAGCGTGGCCTTGCGAGCCACGGCCATCGCTATCAGCGAAGCGCCCCGCGCCGAGGGCTCGAAACGGCCGCTGGTGGGGCTGCTGGGGATTTTCCTGGCGGCAATGATGGCGGGATTGAACATCCGCGTCGGTGCATTGGCCCTGGCGGACGTGCGGGGCGCGTTGGGCTTCGGCCTGGACGATGCGTCCTGGCTCACCACGGCATACAGCGCCGGAGAGTTGATTGCCATGCCTTTTGCGGCCTGGTTTGCCATTACGCTTTCGGTCCGCCGTCTCGAACTGTGGGTATTGGGCACGTGCACCGCGCTGGCGGCGATGTTGCCTTTCATTCGGGACCTGGACCTGCTTTTGGCATTGCGCTTTGTCCAAGGCCTCGCCAGCGGCACGACGATTCCCTTGCTGATGATGGCGGCGCTGAAATTCCTGCCGCCGCCGATACGGCTATATGGGCTGGCACTGTATGCAATGACCGCCACCTTCGCCCCCAACCTGTCCATCTGGCTGGCCGGTCACTGGACCGACAGCCTGCAAGATTGGCGCTGGGTTTACTGGCAAATCATCCCCCTCGCTTGTATCGCTGCGGCATTGATCGGCTGGGGATTGCCCAAGGAACCCATCCAACCCCAGCGCTTCGGTCGAGCCAACTGGCTGGGCATGGCTTGCGCGGTGCCGGCCTTCGGCCTCATCACCATCGCGCTGGACCAAGGCATACGCCTGGACTGGTTCAATTCGCCGCTGGTGACTGCTTCGCTGGTGGCCGGCCTGGCATTGCTGGCGATCTACTTGTTGACCGAGTGGCATCACCCCGCGCCCTTCATCAAATTGCAGATCCTGGGGCGTCGCAACCTGGGGCTGGGCTGTACCTTGTTTTTCTTCCTGCTGGTGGTGCTGATGTCCAGCTCACTGTTGCCTGCCAGTTATCTGGCCACGCTGCAAGATTACCGGCCGTTCCAGATGGCCTCCATCGGCCTGATCGTCGCGTTGCCGCAGTTGATCCTCGGGCCCCTGGTGGCGCTGCTGCTGTACCAGAAGTGGGTCGATGCGCGGCTGGTCTTTGCCGCCGGGTTATGCCTGATCGCCTTGGCGTGCCTGTGTGGCGCGCAGCTAACCAGCGACTGGAACCGCGACCAATTCGTCATGGCGCAAACGCTGCAAGCCTTGGGGCAACCCATGGCCGTGGTGTCGATGCTGTTCCTGATCACCAGCGTGGTGCAGCCTGCCGAAGGGCCTTTTTTCTCCGGCACCATTAATACAGTGCGCGCCTTCGGATCGCTGGCCGGCGCTGCCGTGGTTGGACAACTGATGGTCTTGCGCGGACGTTTTCACTCGGAGATGTTGCTGGACCATGCGGCCATGGTGGGCGGCGCCTTGCCGTCCGCGCCCGATCCGCAACAACTGATGATCGTCATCGGCGGGGAATCATTAGTGCTGTCGATCGCCGATGCCTACCGCGTGCTTGGCCTGCTGGCCCTGCTGCTGATTCCGCTGGTGCTGCGCATGACCTTCATCCCCGCTCCTGTCATCCAGGCCAACTCGCCCCCTTCGTCCTCAAACGGGTGA
- a CDS encoding efflux transporter outer membrane subunit, with protein MSGFDDLPQRLCARLSVITAALGAACLAGCMVGPDFTRPEDELKAAQLTPRQEHSGDPRASTAAVPMQWWQLFNDALLTELLARTLKGNLDLQLAAERIEQSRARLGIAASQLLPTVGANASYAREALSEHGKFAALGAPTDPSNFWQLGFDASWEIDLWGRARRSREGAQAMVVASVYDREAARVALAAEVARTYLQLRGTQAQLDIARQNQVVAERTLALAESRERNGVATRFETSSARAQLATVKAMLPELAQRRNAQMNALALLMGEQPRALDAQLRQAMPLPSLPARIPLGVASELAQRRPDILRAEAQLHAATAAIGVAKADFYPRIGLKGRIGVEAFDSGDLASWDSRMFSVGPTVYLPIFQGGRLMQRLALNESRQKNAALAYRQTVLQAWHEVDNALDAWAAQRRQHDELLVSYQQNKEALGAAERGYQQGAADYLSVLTAQLNLLASQTRLNTSATNATLTVVNLYKSLGGGWDPEQAR; from the coding sequence ATGTCGGGCTTCGACGATTTACCTCAACGCCTCTGTGCACGCTTGAGCGTCATCACTGCGGCGCTCGGCGCTGCATGCCTGGCGGGTTGCATGGTGGGCCCGGATTTCACCCGGCCTGAAGACGAGCTGAAAGCCGCGCAACTGACGCCTCGCCAAGAACACAGCGGCGACCCTCGTGCCTCCACCGCCGCTGTGCCCATGCAATGGTGGCAGCTGTTCAACGACGCCCTGCTCACCGAGTTGCTGGCGCGGACGCTGAAGGGAAACCTTGACTTGCAACTGGCCGCCGAACGCATCGAGCAAAGCCGCGCACGGCTGGGCATCGCCGCGTCGCAGTTGTTGCCCACTGTCGGCGCCAACGCCAGCTACGCCCGGGAGGCGCTGAGCGAGCATGGCAAATTCGCAGCGCTGGGCGCTCCCACCGACCCCAGTAATTTTTGGCAGTTGGGTTTCGACGCCAGCTGGGAAATCGACCTATGGGGCCGCGCCCGGCGCTCGCGCGAAGGCGCCCAGGCGATGGTCGTGGCCTCTGTGTACGACCGTGAAGCCGCCAGGGTGGCGCTGGCCGCCGAAGTGGCACGCACTTATCTCCAGTTGCGCGGCACCCAGGCGCAACTGGACATCGCCCGCCAAAACCAAGTGGTTGCCGAACGCACCCTGGCCCTGGCTGAAAGCCGCGAGCGTAATGGCGTGGCGACACGCTTCGAAACCTCATCGGCCCGCGCGCAGTTGGCGACGGTCAAGGCCATGCTTCCCGAGCTGGCCCAGCGTCGCAATGCGCAGATGAACGCCCTCGCCCTGCTTATGGGCGAGCAACCGCGTGCCCTCGATGCCCAACTGCGCCAGGCCATGCCCCTGCCGTCGCTGCCCGCTCGCATTCCCCTCGGCGTGGCGTCTGAACTGGCCCAACGGCGCCCCGACATCCTGCGCGCCGAAGCACAACTCCACGCGGCCACAGCGGCCATCGGCGTGGCGAAGGCTGATTTCTATCCGCGTATCGGCCTGAAAGGACGTATCGGTGTGGAGGCTTTCGACAGTGGCGACCTCGCCAGTTGGGACTCGCGGATGTTTTCCGTCGGGCCAACGGTCTACCTGCCCATCTTCCAGGGTGGACGCCTGATGCAGCGCCTGGCCCTGAACGAATCGCGGCAAAAAAACGCGGCCCTCGCTTATCGGCAAACCGTCTTGCAAGCCTGGCACGAAGTCGACAACGCCCTGGATGCCTGGGCTGCCCAACGCCGCCAGCACGACGAGCTGCTGGTTTCGTATCAACAGAACAAAGAGGCCCTGGGCGCGGCAGAACGCGGCTATCAACAAGGCGCCGCCGACTATCTCAGCGTCCTCACCGCGCAACTCAACCTGCTCGCCAGCCAGACCCGCCTCAATACCAGTGCAACCAATGCCACCCTGACCGTGGTCAATCTTTATAAGTCCCTGGGCGGCGGTTGGGATCCGGAGCAGGCTCGATGA
- a CDS encoding response regulator transcription factor: MPDTPMRDKATIAVVDDDESVRTALNSLLRSSGYEVRTYCGAMEFLVSKAPAQTHCLVCDIQMPGMSGIELHQHLLEQGWRIPTLFITAYPQLAANVPGLVACLPKPCDGNNLLACIDVALRQSH; this comes from the coding sequence ATGCCAGACACTCCCATGCGCGACAAAGCGACGATTGCAGTCGTCGATGACGATGAATCGGTTCGCACCGCGCTCAATAGCCTGTTGCGATCCAGCGGTTACGAAGTGCGCACCTATTGCGGCGCCATGGAATTCCTTGTTTCGAAAGCGCCCGCGCAAACACATTGCCTGGTATGCGACATACAGATGCCGGGCATGAGTGGCATCGAGTTGCATCAACATCTGCTTGAACAAGGCTGGCGCATCCCCACGCTGTTCATTACCGCCTACCCGCAACTGGCCGCAAATGTTCCGGGGTTGGTTGCCTGTCTGCCAAAACCTTGCGACGGCAACAACCTGCTGGCCTGTATCGACGTCGCCCTGCGCCAATCGCACTGA